The DNA segment GCAGCGGTCGGGATCGCCCGCCGTCACCTCCTGGAGACGACGCCGGTCGGGGTGATCAAGAACGCCTACCGGGAGGGAGAGGAGCGGTTGATCACGACGCTTGGAGAGTTCGAAGACCACTTCGCCTTCGTGGACATGCATTCGATCGTTTTTATCGGCGGAGAAGAGACGAGGATCTGGAGGGATGAGAATGGTGCGAGAGGAATCATCACGCCCCGGGGATACCACCGGAAATACGTATACTGACCTTGCGGCGGTCACGCCGGAGGCCTACGCGATAGCGAGCGCGAGCCGGAACCTGGCCCGGGAACGGGTGGGGAACACCACCCTCGAAGACCGGATCCGGCAGCGGTGCTCGGTGGCGGTCGGCGACTTCGCGATGGCCGATCTCATGCGCTTTTCCGGCGACCCGGTCGACGCCGGGGTTGCCGCGCTTGCCCGCCGGGCACCGATTATTGTCGATATCCGGATGGTGCAGGCGGGCATCCTGAAACGCGGGCATGCAAGCGAGATCCTCTGCGCCCTCGACTACGGCGAGGATCTCGCCCGCGAGCGCGGGATCACCCGGACGTCCGCGGGGTTTCTCGCCCTGCGCGACCGGCTGGAGGGCGCTATCGTGGTCATCGGGAACGCTCCTTCGGCGCTTCTCGTCGTCTGCGACCTGATCCGGGAAGGGGTCCGGCCGGCGCTGGTCGTCGGAACCCCGGTGGGGTTCGTGAACGCCGCAGAGTCGAAGGAGGAACTGCGCATCGTCGACGTGCCGTCGGTCTCGAACGCCGGCACCCGGGGCGGGACGCCGGTCGCGGTGGCGGCGATGAACGAGATCATCACGATTCATGCCGAGCGTGAAGGTCATGCGGGACCCGGTTACTGACTTTGAGTATCCCGCGGCATGGGTGGCGGCCTGCCGCTCCCCGGACCTCCTCGACGACGTCCGGAGGGGCCTTGCGGTTCTGACCGCATCGGGAACGGTCCTTCGCCGGGGGTTCTCGACCGGGACGACGGCGGCCGCGGCCTGCAAGGCTGCAATCCTCTCGCTCGCCTGCGACACCGTTCGGGAGGTGGACGTCACCCTCCCCTGCGGCATCGCGGTCCGGCTCGCGGTCGACGGCTACCGTGGGCAGGCGTCCTGCCGCAAAGATGCCGGGGACTACACCGCGGATGTGACGGGGGGGCTTGAGTTCGTCGCGATGGCGGCCCCCTCCCTCTCCGGGGGAGTCCAGTTCGTTCCCGGCGAGGGCATCGGGAGTTTCGCCCGCGACACCCCCCGCCACCGGCGGGGGACGCCCGCGATCAGCGCTCCGGCGCTCGACTGCATCCGGCGCTCCATCGACGAGGCGGTGGAGGAGGCGGATCTATCAGGGACGACGGTCATCCTGACGATTCCCCGGGGGGCGGAGGTGGCGCAGAAGACGCTGAATCCCCGGGTCGGGGTGCACGGGGGGATATCAGTCCTCGGAACGACCGGGTTCGTGGAGCCCTGGGACGACCATATGACGGAGGGCGTGATCGACCGTATCGCCCGCGCTCCCGGAGCGGTCGTGCTGACGACCGGCAGGCTCGGCCTGCGTTACTCCCGTCTCCTCTTCCCGGAGCACGAGGCGATCCTGGTCGGGAACAAACTCGAGGAAGCACTCCGGGCGGTCGAGGGCGACGCGGTCATCTGCGGGCTGCCCGGCCTGATCCTGAAGTTCATGAACCCCGACGTCCTTTCCGGAACCGGGTGCGTGACGGTGGAAGAACTCTCGGCGACCCCGCTCTGGGAGGAGACGGTCCGCCGGGAGCTTGCAGCGTTCCGGGCGCGCTACCCCCGCGTCCGGGTGGTGATTGTCGACCGCGACGGCCGGATCATCGGGGAGCCGCCATGAAGATCGTCGGCGTGGGCTGCGGCCCCGGCATGCTGACCGCGGAGGCGGCGAGCACCATCGCGGGAGCGTCGCTCGTCTACGGCTCCGCACGGGCGATCGCGCTTGCCCGCGACGCCATCCCGGCGGGCTCTGAGGTGCACGAGATCGAGGATTACCGGGGCCTCCGCTCCCTCCCTGCCCATGCGGTCGTCCTCTCGACGGGCGACCCGATGCTCGCGGGGCTCGGCTACCTCCCGGGCGACGTCGTCCCCGGGATCTCCTCGCTCCAGGTCGCGTTCGCCCGCCTGAAGGTTCCGCTGGCGCGGGCCGCGGTCGTCTCCGCCCACGGGAAGGATCACGACCGGGCGATAGCCGAAGCGCGGGAGGAGGTCGTCCGGGGGAAGGTCGTCTTCCTCATCGCCGACCCGGCCTTCGACGTCGGGGCGCTCGCGGCCGCCCTCCCGCCCCGAATCCGGCTTGCCGTCTGCGAGGATCTCGGCTACCCGGCTGAACGGATCGCCGCCGGGACGGCGGGGGAGCCCCCGGCGCCCCGGGGCGAACTCTATGTGGTGGTGGCGGGGGCGTTTTAGAGGGTGTCCGATCTGGATACGTCACCAGGGGATAGGAGATGCATCCCCTTCTGGTTTTGAAGTCTCAGTACTTCACGAATTTCGGCACCCGACACTAAGCGGGGCGGCCTCGTAAAATTCGGTACCGAGGAGTTGGTAACACCCGGACACCGGAGTTCGCGTTCTTCGCGCCTTCGCGTGAGGTGACGGTAGGCGTAGTGCCGAGATCTCACGCGAAGAGCGCGAAGCCGCGAAGTGCGACGGATGGGGCATCCGGAGTTTGAGAAGACCGAAGGTCTTCGAAGTGCGATGGTTCGTTAGAACCGGAGCATGAGCACCGCAGGTGCGAGCCGCGACGGTCCATCCGGCCCGGAGCATGAGCACCGCAGGTGCGAGCCGCGACGTTCCATCCGGCCCGGAGCATGAGCACCGCAGGTGCGAGCCGCGAAGAACGCGAAGAGATCTGTGGAATACTGAACGTCACGCTATTCCGCAGGCGGTTGGAACCACATATTCTACGCTGTGGAAGCCGCAAGATCCGCCGCGGCGCTTTCCTTCTTCCGGAACTCGTAGCCCGACCGGAGGAGATCGAGGAAGATTGCCTCGTACGCCCCCCGCCTGCAGAGTTCGAGGTGGTAGCGGTGCACCGTCGATTTCGTCCCGTACTTTGCCGGCACGTCGCTCCAGGCGCACCCGGTGGTGAGGACGTAGAGAACACCGTTGAAGAGGTTCCGGGGGTCGCGCCGTGGCCTTCCTATGTGGGGTTTCTGGGGCGGGAGATGTCTACGGACGATCCCCCAGAGGTCGTCGTCGATCTCCCTAAACGTCATGTGCGTCGCATACGCCGGCGAAACCTTATAGTTTTGGGACGGTTCCGTCTCCCGGGATCACGCCGGACGGTAGTTCATGACGATGATCTCGCGAACCTCTCCCCGTTTCGTCCCGTCGCAGTTGATTGCCCTCCTTGCCGGAACGCGGTCGATACGGTAGCCGGCGTAGAGGTCGTCGAAGAACCCGTCTTCCGGGTCGGCGTTCTTCGGATCGGAGTTGCTCAGCATGAGCCTCGCGCCCTTTGCGTCGCAGCATGCGTAAAACTCCGCCAGACGCCTCTGCTCCTCGTCGGAGAACCTGTTCTTCGAGTACTGCGTGAACGACGACGTCCGGTTCAGCGGCCGGTAGGGCGGGTCGAAGTAGACGAAGGTGCTTTCGGAGATATACGGCTCCGCCTGCGTGAAGTCGCCTAGATGGATGGTCGTGTTCCGGAACGCGAGCGAGTCGGCGCGGAGCACCTCTTCGTGCAGGATCTTCGGCTTTTTGTACCTGCCGAACGGGACGTTGAACCCGCCCCGGGAGTTCACCCGGAAGAGGCCGTTGAAGCACGTCCTGTTGAGGAAGATGAACCGTCCCGCCCGTTCGACCCACGCTTCGCCGTACCTGGTAAAATCGACCTCCTTTCTCTCGCGGTTGAACGTGTCCCGGACGGCGTAGTAATACTCCCTCCGCCCCGAATCGTCTTTTGAGAGAAATTTTTCCTCGACGTCGCGTAGATATTCAATAAGGCCGGAGACGTCGTTTTTTACGACGCTGTAGGCGAGGACAAGTTCCTCGTTGATGTCGAAGAGGTGGCACTCCCTGAACGCAAAGGTGCTGTTGAAGTGAAAATAGACCGCCCCGCCGCCCATGAACGGTTCGACGAAGACCGGAAGGGTCCCCTCGGCGAGTTCCCGCGGAACCCTCGCGGTGAACGCATCGAGCAGTTGCGCTTTCCCGCCTGCCCACTTGAGGAACGGTCGTGCGGTGCGTGTTGCCATCGATCTCTTCCATCGGGGTGAATGCTGCAGGAAAGGTTGGTCTTGAAGGGCATTAGCGTTGCCTGTATCCCGCATTGGTTTCAGGCACCGTTGCCGCCCGTCCGAGCGCCCTGCTTTTGGGCTTTGTTAAACCACTCC comes from the Methanoculleus marisnigri JR1 genome and includes:
- a CDS encoding transposase, whose protein sequence is MTFREIDDDLWGIVRRHLPPQKPHIGRPRRDPRNLFNGVLYVLTTGCAWSDVPAKYGTKSTVHRYHLELCRRGAYEAIFLDLLRSGYEFRKKESAAADLAASTA
- a CDS encoding cobalt-precorrin-7 (C(5))-methyltransferase, translated to MKIVGVGCGPGMLTAEAASTIAGASLVYGSARAIALARDAIPAGSEVHEIEDYRGLRSLPAHAVVLSTGDPMLAGLGYLPGDVVPGISSLQVAFARLKVPLARAAVVSAHGKDHDRAIAEAREEVVRGKVVFLIADPAFDVGALAAALPPRIRLAVCEDLGYPAERIAAGTAGEPPAPRGELYVVVAGAF
- a CDS encoding cobalt-precorrin-5B (C(1))-methyltransferase; amino-acid sequence: MRDPVTDFEYPAAWVAACRSPDLLDDVRRGLAVLTASGTVLRRGFSTGTTAAAACKAAILSLACDTVREVDVTLPCGIAVRLAVDGYRGQASCRKDAGDYTADVTGGLEFVAMAAPSLSGGVQFVPGEGIGSFARDTPRHRRGTPAISAPALDCIRRSIDEAVEEADLSGTTVILTIPRGAEVAQKTLNPRVGVHGGISVLGTTGFVEPWDDHMTEGVIDRIARAPGAVVLTTGRLGLRYSRLLFPEHEAILVGNKLEEALRAVEGDAVICGLPGLILKFMNPDVLSGTGCVTVEELSATPLWEETVRRELAAFRARYPRVRVVIVDRDGRIIGEPP
- a CDS encoding precorrin-8X methylmutase → MVREESSRPGDTTGNTYTDLAAVTPEAYAIASASRNLARERVGNTTLEDRIRQRCSVAVGDFAMADLMRFSGDPVDAGVAALARRAPIIVDIRMVQAGILKRGHASEILCALDYGEDLARERGITRTSAGFLALRDRLEGAIVVIGNAPSALLVVCDLIREGVRPALVVGTPVGFVNAAESKEELRIVDVPSVSNAGTRGGTPVAVAAMNEIITIHAEREGHAGPGY
- a CDS encoding DNA adenine methylase; protein product: MATRTARPFLKWAGGKAQLLDAFTARVPRELAEGTLPVFVEPFMGGGAVYFHFNSTFAFRECHLFDINEELVLAYSVVKNDVSGLIEYLRDVEEKFLSKDDSGRREYYYAVRDTFNRERKEVDFTRYGEAWVERAGRFIFLNRTCFNGLFRVNSRGGFNVPFGRYKKPKILHEEVLRADSLAFRNTTIHLGDFTQAEPYISESTFVYFDPPYRPLNRTSSFTQYSKNRFSDEEQRRLAEFYACCDAKGARLMLSNSDPKNADPEDGFFDDLYAGYRIDRVPARRAINCDGTKRGEVREIIVMNYRPA